The following are from one region of the Streptomyces tuirus genome:
- the panD gene encoding aspartate 1-decarboxylase, translating into MLRTMFKSKIHRATVTQADLHYVGSVTIDADLLDAADLLPGELVHIVDITNGARLETYVIEGERGSGVIGINGAAAHLVHPGDLVIIISYAQVTDAEARALTPRVVHVDRDNRIVALGADPSEPVPGSDQQRSPQAAGA; encoded by the coding sequence ATGCTGCGCACCATGTTCAAGTCCAAGATCCATCGAGCCACCGTCACCCAGGCCGACCTGCACTACGTGGGATCCGTGACCATCGACGCCGACCTGCTCGACGCCGCCGATCTGCTGCCCGGCGAGCTCGTGCACATCGTGGACATCACCAACGGCGCCCGGCTGGAGACGTACGTCATCGAGGGCGAACGCGGATCCGGCGTGATCGGGATCAACGGGGCCGCCGCCCATCTCGTCCACCCCGGCGATCTGGTGATCATCATCAGCTACGCCCAGGTGACGGACGCCGAGGCGCGGGCACTCACTCCCCGGGTCGTGCACGTGGACCGCGACAACCGGATCGTGGCCCTGGGCGCGGACCCGTCCGAGCCGGTGCCCGGCTCGGACCAGCAGCGCAGCCCGCAGGCCGCCGGCGCCTGA
- a CDS encoding putative quinol monooxygenase, whose protein sequence is MIFITAKFHVLPESADTWPDITREFTRATRGEPGCLWFDWSRSTEDSTVYVLVEAFRDDEAGLAHVTSDHFTKARSTLPPHLIRTPEIVNVTVPQEGWSLLGEMAVPVRD, encoded by the coding sequence TTGATCTTCATCACCGCCAAGTTCCACGTTCTGCCCGAATCCGCCGACACCTGGCCGGACATCACCCGCGAGTTCACCCGTGCCACCCGCGGCGAGCCCGGATGCCTGTGGTTCGACTGGTCCCGCAGTACCGAGGACTCCACGGTCTACGTGCTGGTCGAAGCCTTCCGGGACGACGAGGCCGGCCTGGCCCACGTCACCTCTGACCACTTCACCAAGGCACGGAGCACCCTGCCGCCCCACCTCATACGGACCCCGGAGATCGTCAACGTCACCGTTCCGCAGGAGGGTTGGTCACTGCTCGGGGAAATGGCCGTTCCGGTACGAGACTGA
- a CDS encoding NAD(P)-dependent alcohol dehydrogenase: MKAVQVVGYDRNLELADVPAPSVTGPYDVIVKIGGAGVCRTDLHILEGQWAEKSGVTLPYTIGHENAGWVQAVGSAVTNVAEGDKVIVHPLITCGLCRACRSGDDVHCEQSLFPGIDTAGGYAEYLKTSARSVVRIDDSLEPADVAALADAGLTAYHAVAKAARRLRPGDRCVVIGAGGLGHIGVQVLKALTAAEIVVVDRNPDALKLALSIGADHGVMSRGDQVEEVLALTGGRGAEAVIDFVGEGGATRDGVRMLRRAGDYHVVGYGENIDVPTIDIISAEINFIGNLVGSYNDLCELMVLAARGKVRLHTTPYPLDRFQDALDDLDAGRVRGRAILVP; the protein is encoded by the coding sequence GTGAAGGCAGTCCAGGTCGTCGGATACGACCGCAACCTCGAGCTGGCAGACGTACCGGCTCCCTCGGTCACCGGCCCGTACGACGTGATCGTGAAGATCGGCGGGGCCGGCGTCTGCCGTACCGATCTGCACATCCTCGAGGGCCAGTGGGCCGAGAAGTCGGGCGTCACGCTGCCGTACACGATCGGGCACGAGAACGCCGGCTGGGTGCAGGCAGTGGGCAGTGCCGTCACCAACGTCGCCGAGGGCGACAAGGTCATCGTCCACCCGCTGATCACCTGCGGGCTGTGCCGGGCGTGTCGCTCGGGCGACGACGTGCACTGCGAGCAGAGCCTCTTCCCTGGCATCGACACCGCCGGCGGTTACGCCGAGTATCTCAAGACCTCCGCCCGCAGCGTCGTCCGTATCGACGACTCCCTGGAACCCGCTGACGTCGCGGCGCTGGCCGACGCCGGTCTCACCGCCTACCACGCCGTGGCCAAGGCGGCCCGCCGTCTCCGCCCGGGCGACCGGTGCGTGGTCATCGGCGCGGGCGGACTCGGACACATCGGCGTGCAGGTCCTCAAGGCACTCACCGCCGCCGAGATCGTAGTCGTCGACCGCAATCCCGACGCGTTGAAGCTGGCCCTCTCGATCGGAGCGGACCACGGCGTCATGAGCCGCGGCGATCAGGTCGAGGAGGTCCTCGCCCTCACCGGCGGGCGCGGAGCCGAAGCCGTGATCGACTTCGTCGGCGAGGGCGGCGCCACGCGCGACGGCGTGCGCATGCTGCGGCGGGCGGGCGACTACCACGTGGTCGGCTACGGCGAGAACATCGACGTACCCACCATCGACATCATCTCCGCCGAAATCAACTTCATCGGAAACCTCGTCGGGTCTTACAACGACCTGTGCGAACTGATGGTGCTCGCAGCCCGGGGCAAGGTACGGCTGCACACCACCCCATACCCCCTTGACCGCTTTCAGGACGCCCTGGACGACCTCGACGCCGGACGGGTACGGGGACGGGCAATTCTCGTGCCCTGA
- a CDS encoding GNAT family N-acetyltransferase: MSDPEIRDDRAAGRLEAVADGEVVGRIEYFVLESPERALVPVHTIVEPAHEGKGIAGSLARELFALARREHSAVVSLCPYVTRWIERHPDEASPARQDRQDLVAAAKDWLRAHPGSF, encoded by the coding sequence ATGAGCGACCCGGAGATCCGTGACGACCGGGCGGCAGGCCGGCTGGAGGCCGTGGCCGACGGCGAAGTCGTCGGCCGCATCGAGTACTTCGTGCTCGAAAGCCCCGAGCGGGCGCTCGTTCCCGTCCACACGATCGTCGAGCCTGCCCACGAGGGCAAGGGCATCGCCGGTTCGCTCGCGCGCGAGCTCTTCGCCCTCGCCCGCCGCGAGCACAGCGCGGTCGTCTCGCTCTGTCCCTACGTCACCCGGTGGATCGAACGCCACCCCGACGAGGCCTCGCCGGCCCGCCAGGACCGCCAGGACCTGGTGGCGGCGGCGAAGGACTGGCTGAGGGCCCACCCCGGCAGCTTCTGA
- a CDS encoding transglycosylase family protein codes for MAVRGRHRRYQPNRINRASLTVTAGGAGMALPFMGTGAAQAADMDTWNKVAACESTSNWSINTGNGFYGGLQFTQSTWEAYGGRAYAARADLASKDQQIAVAEKVLDGQGPGAWPVCSVRAGLTRGGGEPDTRPAAERTKKKDTKKQTSIEDVRPQSTPQSRAGKAEMYTVVHGDTLSGIADDQDVRGGWRGLYAANRSAIGADPDLIVPGQRLALRGEGATKTRPAHRPAPSAKPSVKKPVQDGAKERPKERSQDEGTERAGRSTATRQGLVAPVGASLGTPYRKAGSSWSKGYHTGIDFPVPTGTSVKSVAAGSVVSAGWGGSFGYQVVVRHADGRYSQYAHLSAISVRDGQSVSAGQRIGRSGSTGNSSGPHLHFEVRTGPGFGSDVDPVAYLRAGGVRI; via the coding sequence ATGGCCGTACGCGGCCGGCACCGCCGGTATCAGCCGAACAGGATCAACCGCGCCTCGCTCACCGTCACGGCGGGCGGCGCGGGCATGGCACTGCCGTTCATGGGCACCGGCGCCGCCCAGGCGGCGGACATGGACACCTGGAACAAGGTCGCCGCCTGCGAGTCCACCAGCAACTGGAGCATCAACACCGGCAACGGCTTCTACGGCGGACTGCAGTTCACCCAGTCCACCTGGGAGGCCTACGGCGGCCGGGCCTACGCGGCCCGGGCGGACCTGGCGAGCAAGGACCAGCAGATCGCCGTCGCGGAGAAGGTCCTCGACGGGCAGGGCCCCGGTGCCTGGCCGGTCTGCTCGGTACGGGCCGGACTGACCCGGGGCGGCGGCGAGCCCGACACCCGGCCGGCCGCCGAGCGCACGAAGAAGAAGGACACGAAGAAGCAGACCTCGATCGAGGACGTACGGCCGCAGTCCACGCCCCAGTCGCGGGCGGGCAAGGCCGAGATGTACACCGTGGTCCACGGCGACACCCTCTCCGGCATCGCGGACGACCAGGACGTCCGGGGCGGCTGGCGGGGGCTGTACGCGGCCAACCGCTCGGCCATAGGGGCCGACCCCGATCTCATCGTGCCCGGCCAGCGCCTCGCGCTGCGCGGCGAGGGCGCCACGAAGACGCGGCCCGCGCACCGGCCGGCGCCGTCGGCGAAGCCCTCGGTGAAGAAGCCGGTCCAGGACGGCGCCAAGGAGCGGCCGAAGGAGCGGTCCCAGGACGAGGGCACAGAGCGCGCCGGCCGGTCCACGGCCACCCGGCAGGGCCTGGTCGCCCCCGTCGGCGCCTCCCTCGGGACGCCGTACCGCAAGGCGGGCTCCTCCTGGTCGAAGGGCTACCACACTGGCATCGACTTCCCCGTGCCCACGGGGACATCGGTCAAGTCGGTCGCGGCGGGCAGCGTCGTCAGCGCGGGATGGGGCGGCTCGTTCGGCTACCAGGTCGTGGTCCGGCACGCCGACGGCCGCTACAGCCAGTACGCCCATCTGTCGGCGATCTCCGTGCGGGACGGGCAGTCCGTGAGCGCCGGCCAGCGCATCGGCCGCTCGGGCTCCACCGGCAACAGCTCGGGCCCGCATCTGCACTTCGAGGTGCGGACGGGGCCCGGTTTCGGTTCGGACGTCGACCCGGTGGCGTACCTACGGGCCGGCGGCGTCAGGATCTGA
- the gndA gene encoding NADP-dependent phosphogluconate dehydrogenase — protein sequence MSSTAQIGVTGLAVMGRNLARNFARNGYTVAVHNRTPARMHALVDEFGGEGEFVACESAKDFVAALERPRRLVVMVKAGEPTDAVIQEFAPLLEPGDMIIDGGNAHFADTRRRERDLREQGIHFVGMGVSGGEEGALNGPSIMPGGPKESYDSLGPMLEKISAKAADNSPCVSHVGPDGAGHFVKMVHNGIEYADMQLIGEAYQLLRDVAGYSPAEIAEIFRTWNRGRLDSYLIEITAEVLSHVDAETGKPFVDVVVDQAEQKGTGRWTVQIALDLGVPVSGIAEAVFARSLSGHAALRDASRGLAGPKAQPLSEAEARAFADRVEQALYASKIVSYTQGFHEIDAARDEYGWDIDLGAVSALWRGGCIIRAAFLDRIRAAYDTRPDLPSLLSDATFAQEIADAQDDWREVLVAATRQGVPTPGFAAALAYYDALRAERLPAALTQGQRDYFGAHTYRRVDREGSFHTLWGGDRSETPA from the coding sequence ATGAGCAGTACAGCGCAGATCGGCGTCACGGGTCTCGCGGTCATGGGCCGCAACCTCGCCCGCAACTTCGCCCGCAACGGCTACACGGTCGCGGTGCACAACCGGACGCCCGCGCGCATGCACGCCCTGGTGGACGAGTTCGGCGGCGAGGGGGAGTTCGTCGCGTGCGAGAGCGCGAAGGACTTCGTGGCCGCGCTGGAGCGGCCGCGGCGCCTGGTCGTGATGGTGAAGGCCGGTGAGCCGACGGACGCGGTGATCCAGGAGTTCGCGCCGCTGCTGGAGCCCGGCGACATGATCATCGACGGTGGCAACGCGCACTTCGCTGACACCCGGCGCCGCGAGCGCGACCTGCGCGAGCAGGGCATCCACTTCGTCGGCATGGGCGTCTCCGGCGGCGAGGAGGGCGCTCTGAACGGCCCGAGCATCATGCCGGGCGGCCCGAAGGAGTCCTACGACTCGCTCGGCCCGATGCTGGAGAAGATCTCGGCGAAGGCCGCCGACAACTCGCCGTGCGTCTCCCACGTCGGTCCGGACGGTGCCGGGCACTTCGTGAAGATGGTGCACAACGGCATCGAGTACGCGGACATGCAGCTGATCGGCGAGGCGTACCAGCTGCTGCGGGACGTCGCCGGGTACTCCCCCGCCGAGATCGCGGAGATCTTCCGCACCTGGAACCGGGGCCGACTCGACTCGTACCTGATCGAGATCACGGCCGAGGTGCTGTCGCACGTGGACGCGGAGACGGGCAAGCCGTTCGTCGACGTGGTGGTCGACCAGGCCGAGCAGAAGGGCACCGGCCGCTGGACCGTACAGATCGCGCTGGACCTGGGCGTGCCGGTGTCCGGCATCGCCGAGGCGGTGTTCGCGCGCTCCCTGTCGGGCCACGCGGCCCTGCGGGACGCCTCGCGCGGCCTGGCCGGCCCGAAGGCGCAGCCGCTGAGCGAGGCGGAGGCCCGGGCGTTCGCGGACCGGGTGGAGCAGGCCCTGTACGCGTCGAAGATCGTGTCGTACACGCAGGGCTTCCACGAGATCGACGCGGCCCGCGACGAGTACGGCTGGGACATCGACCTCGGTGCGGTGTCCGCGCTGTGGCGGGGCGGCTGCATCATCCGCGCGGCGTTCCTGGACCGGATCCGCGCCGCGTACGACACGCGGCCCGACCTGCCGAGCCTGCTGTCGGACGCGACGTTCGCGCAGGAGATCGCGGACGCCCAGGACGACTGGCGCGAGGTGCTGGTCGCCGCGACCCGCCAGGGTGTGCCGACGCCCGGCTTCGCCGCGGCCCTCGCCTACTACGACGCCCTGCGCGCGGAGCGGCTGCCGGCGGCGCTGACGCAGGGGCAGCGGGACTACTTCGGTGCGCACACGTACCGCAGGGTGGACCGTGAGGGGTCGTTCCACACGCTGTGGGGCGGGGACCGGTCGGAGACCCCCGCGTAA